From a region of the Pogona vitticeps strain Pit_001003342236 chromosome 7, PviZW2.1, whole genome shotgun sequence genome:
- the S1PR4 gene encoding sphingosine 1-phosphate receptor 4 gives MNNQRISPSSSSSPFVPSTPTPTSVSEPHLASVHSPGLCHVMTNIILYHYNHTGRMNNRKPQEDKVNVLEMVIVAASCLIILENLLVLLAIIRKVRARKWVYSCLASITFSDLLAGVSYLVNLCLSGSRTFQLTPTMWFLREGILFVALAASTFSLLVTAVERYSAMVRPIAENEAVKTIRLRSLIVFCWALAILIGLLPLLGWNCLCHVGRCSTLLPLYAKNYLFFAVVVFSVILVGVVGLYASIYRCVLRSAKQTTSRCGRKRSLRLLKTVSLILFAFVICWVPLFVLLVVDVFWADETWELHKVFGWLLTLAVTNSFINPIIYSFGSKEVRTAVVELVCCCCIWAECQGVNSNRGHLNSSTGTGSSLKLRESFRSSVTLNRRAREPLSSNSSMMSTMMSD, from the coding sequence ATGAACAACCAAAGGATCTCACCCTCGTCGTCCTCCTCTCCCTTTGTTCCTTCTACTCCAACACCGACTTCCGTATCAGAGCCCCACCTCGCTTCGGTCCATAGCCCTGGACTCTGCCACGTCATGACCAACATCATCCTCTATCATTACAACCACACAGGGAGGATGAACAACCGGAAGCCGCAAGAAGACAAGGTGAACGTTCTCGAGATGGTCATTGTTGCGGCCAGTTGCCTCATCATCCTGGAGAACCTTCTGGTCCTGCTGGCCATTATCCGAAAGGTGCGGGCTAGGAAGTGGGTCTACTCTTGTCTGGCCAGCATCACTTTCAGCGACCTCCTGGCTGGAGTCTCGTACTTGGTCAACCTCTGCCTGTCCGGCAGCCGGACCTTCCAGCTGACGCCCACCATGTGGTTCCTTCGGGAAGGCATCCTCTTCGTGGCCTTGGCGGCCTCCACCTTCAGCCTGCTGGTGACGGCGGTGGAGCGCTACAGCGCCATGGTGCGGCCAATTGCGGAGAACGAAGCCGTCAAGACCATCCGCCTGAGGAGCCTCATCGTCTTCTGCTGGGCCTTGGCCATCCTGATCGGTCTGCTCCCTTTGCTCGGCTGGAACTGCCTTTGCCACGTGGGCCGCTGCTCCACCTTGCTCCCTCTCTACGCCAAGAACTACCTCTTCTTTGCCGTGGTGGTCTTCAGCGTGATCCTGGTGGGCGTGGTGGGGCTCTACGCCTCCATCTACCGCTGCGTCCTGAGAAGCGCCAAGCAGACCACCTCCAGGTGCGGCCGCAAGCGGTCCCTCCGGCTGCTGAAGACCGTCTCGCTCATCCTCTTCGCCTTCGTCATCTGCTGGGTCCCGCTCTTCGTCCTCCTGGTGGTTGACGTCTTCTGGGCCGACGAAACCTGGGAGCTCCACAAGGTTTTCGGCTGGCTGTTGACCTTGGCCGTGACCAACTCCTTCATCAACCCCATCATCTACTCCTTCGGAAGCAAGGAAGTGAGGACGGCGGTGGTGGAACTCGTCTGCTGCTGTTGCATCTGGGCAGAGTGCCAGGGAGTGAACAGCAACCGTGGCCACCTCAATTCTTCCACCGGTACAGGGAGTTCCCTGAAACTGCGTGAGAGCTTTCGTAGCTCGGTGACCCTCAACCGAAGAGCGAGGGAACCTCTTTCCAGCAATTCAAGCATGATGAGTACCATGATGTCTGACTGA
- the LOC110079223 gene encoding mast cell protease 1, whose protein sequence is MDPRVFMSFLALLMVHLGSGGTLRHGIVGGHEARPHSRPYAAALKSGGRFNCGGFLIAPQWVLTAAHCNGNLNIILGAHDLDAVEETQQVFGVESYHQHPGYKIIGGTPYNDILLLKLDREAKLNRYVQTIPLPRSQDDLPKETRCFVAGWGRLDDRWQGSPKLFETNVTLPGRRKCLLFFPELTDEMLCAGSRSKLCDVSNGDSGSALVCNGAAHGVVSYGFHNPPSIYTRVAAFLPWIKETIG, encoded by the exons ATGGACCCCCGGGTGTTTATGTCCTTCTTGGCTCTCCTGATGGTTCACCTGGGTTCTGGTG gcaCCCTGCGCCACGGGATCGTCGGTGGCCACGAAGCCAGGCCCCACTCCCGGCCCTATGCAGCCGCTCTGAAGAGCGGTGGGCGTTTCAACTGCGGGGGGTTCCTCATCGCCCCTCAGTGGGTGCTGACGGCCGCCCACTGCAATGG CAATCTCAACATCATCCTGGGAGCGCATGATTTGGACGCCGTGGAGGAAACCCAGCAGGTGTTTGGGGTGGAAAGCTATCACCAGCACCCCGGGTACAAAATCATTGGGGGGACCCCCTACAATGACATCCTCCTGTTAAAG CTGGACCGAGAAGCCAAGCTCAACCGATACGTCCAGACTATCCCGTTGCCCAGGTCGCAGGATGACCTTCCTAAAGAGACTCGGTGTTTCGTGGCCGGATGGGGCCGACTCGATGACCGGTGGCAAGGCTCTCCGAAGCTTTTCGAGACCAACGTCACCCTCCCAGGGCGACGGAAGTGCCTCCTGTTTTTCCCCGAACTTACCGATGAGATGCTCTGCGCCGGGAGCCGTTCTAAACTCTGCGATGTCAGCAAC GGCGATTCCGGAAGCGCCCTCGTCTGCAACGGAGCGGCCCATGGCGTCGTCTCCTACGGCTTTCACAACCCGCCCTCCATTTACACCCGTGTTGCAGCCTTCCTTCCGTGGATCAAGGAGACCATCGGATGA